The proteins below are encoded in one region of Amycolatopsis magusensis:
- a CDS encoding acyl-CoA synthetase translates to MRLFPALEEASDKEAVRFGDRALSYAELSTVAGTLATSLRELPGQARVAVWATATLETTVAVVSALLAGVPAVPVNPKIGERELQHIVTDSAPALVLAEPGAELPEGLRDLPRKDIELTSGQVELPPEPDDEAPAMIVYTSGTTGPPKGVVLPRRAISSTLDTLEDAWQWTAEDVLVHGLPLFHVHGLILGMLGPLRRGGSVIHLGKFSTSALAAELLGPGTMMFGVPTMYHRIAGELEHDEALAAALRGARVLISGSAALPVHDHQRITAATGQQVIERYGMTETLMNTSVRADGERKPGTVGVPLRGVDVRLVDEAGQAIETSDGETVGEIQVRGPNLFTEYLNRPDATAEVFDDGWFRTGDMATRDADGYLRIVGRKATDLIKSGGYKIGAGEIENALLEHAGVAEAAVTGEPDPDLGERVVAWIVPDGPRPAEQDLIDHVARLLTPHKRPRVVRYVEALPRNDMGKVMKRALGA, encoded by the coding sequence GTGCGTTTGTTCCCCGCCCTGGAAGAGGCTTCGGACAAGGAAGCCGTCCGGTTCGGCGACCGTGCCCTCAGCTACGCCGAGCTGTCGACCGTCGCCGGCACGCTGGCGACCAGCCTGCGCGAACTCCCCGGGCAGGCACGCGTGGCGGTGTGGGCCACGGCCACGCTGGAAACCACGGTCGCGGTGGTCTCGGCGCTGCTGGCCGGGGTGCCCGCGGTGCCGGTCAACCCGAAGATCGGCGAGCGCGAACTGCAGCACATCGTCACCGACAGCGCACCGGCGCTGGTGCTCGCCGAGCCGGGCGCCGAGCTGCCCGAAGGCCTGCGCGACCTGCCGCGCAAGGACATCGAGCTGACCAGCGGGCAGGTCGAGCTGCCACCCGAGCCGGACGACGAGGCTCCGGCGATGATCGTCTACACCTCGGGCACCACCGGGCCGCCGAAGGGCGTCGTGCTCCCGCGCCGCGCGATCTCGTCCACTTTGGACACCCTGGAGGACGCCTGGCAGTGGACCGCGGAAGACGTGCTGGTGCACGGGTTGCCGCTGTTCCACGTGCACGGGCTGATCCTCGGCATGCTCGGGCCGTTGCGCCGCGGTGGTTCGGTGATCCACCTGGGCAAGTTCTCCACTTCCGCGCTCGCCGCGGAACTGCTCGGCCCCGGCACGATGATGTTCGGCGTGCCGACGATGTACCACCGCATCGCCGGTGAACTCGAGCACGACGAAGCTCTCGCGGCGGCACTCCGTGGCGCGCGAGTGCTGATCTCCGGCTCGGCCGCGCTGCCGGTGCACGACCACCAGCGCATCACCGCGGCCACCGGCCAGCAGGTGATCGAGCGCTACGGCATGACCGAAACCCTGATGAACACCAGCGTCCGCGCCGACGGCGAACGCAAGCCCGGCACGGTCGGGGTGCCGCTGCGCGGCGTGGACGTGCGGCTGGTCGACGAAGCCGGCCAGGCCATCGAGACCAGCGACGGCGAGACCGTCGGCGAAATTCAGGTGCGCGGGCCGAACTTGTTCACCGAGTACCTGAACCGGCCGGACGCGACCGCGGAGGTGTTCGACGACGGCTGGTTCCGCACCGGCGACATGGCCACCCGCGACGCCGACGGCTACCTCCGCATCGTCGGGCGCAAGGCCACCGACCTGATCAAGAGCGGCGGCTACAAGATCGGCGCCGGTGAGATCGAGAACGCGTTGCTGGAGCACGCCGGGGTAGCCGAGGCCGCGGTCACCGGTGAGCCCGATCCGGATCTCGGGGAACGCGTCGTCGCCTGGATCGTGCCGGACGGCCCGCGACCGGCGGAACAGGACCTGATCGACCACGTGGCGCGACTGCTCACCCCGCACAAGCGTCCGCGCGTGGTCCGATACGTGGAAGCGTTGCCGCGCAACGATATGGGCAAGGTGATGAAGCGAGCGCTCGGTGCCTGA
- a CDS encoding SLC13 family permease, with translation MSAELISILVLVVIFVVATTRSINMGVLAFAGAFGVGTLVAGMDADGIFAGFPGDLFVVLVGVTYLFAIARATGTTDWLVHASIRLVGGRLALIPWVMFAVTAVLTAIGAVSPAAVAIVAPIALGFASRYGISPLLMGALVVHGAQAGGFSPISVYGSTVNSIVGRENLAGSETVLFLASLAVNLVIAAILFVVLGGLKLGRTRITAETETEDETEEIPKLNPARIAVLVSLVALVVGALVFDLDVGLTAISLAVLLSVFWPDTGRKAVGEITWPTVLLICGVLTYVGVLQEMGTIDYAGNAVTGVGVPLLAALLLCYIGAIVSAFASSVGIMGALIPLAVPFLAQGTVGPIGMIAALAVAATVVDVSPFSTNGALVLANAKNVDRDTFFRQLMVYGGIMVVVVPAAVWLALIVPGWG, from the coding sequence ATGTCCGCCGAGCTGATTTCGATCCTCGTCCTCGTGGTGATCTTCGTGGTCGCCACCACCCGGTCGATCAACATGGGCGTGCTGGCCTTCGCCGGGGCGTTCGGCGTCGGCACGCTGGTCGCCGGGATGGATGCCGACGGCATCTTCGCCGGCTTCCCCGGCGACCTGTTCGTGGTGCTGGTCGGCGTCACCTACCTGTTCGCCATCGCCAGGGCGACCGGCACCACGGACTGGCTGGTCCACGCGTCGATCCGGCTGGTCGGCGGGCGGCTGGCACTGATTCCCTGGGTGATGTTCGCGGTCACCGCCGTGCTCACCGCGATCGGCGCGGTCAGCCCAGCCGCGGTCGCCATCGTCGCGCCCATCGCGCTCGGGTTCGCCTCCCGCTACGGCATCAGTCCCCTGCTCATGGGCGCCCTCGTCGTGCACGGCGCCCAGGCCGGCGGCTTCTCCCCGATCAGCGTCTACGGCTCCACGGTGAACAGCATCGTCGGCCGCGAGAACCTGGCGGGCAGCGAAACCGTGCTCTTCCTGGCCAGCCTGGCGGTCAACCTGGTCATCGCGGCCATCCTCTTCGTCGTGCTCGGCGGGCTGAAGCTCGGCCGCACCCGCATCACCGCCGAGACCGAGACCGAAGACGAGACCGAAGAGATCCCGAAGCTGAACCCCGCACGGATCGCCGTGCTGGTCAGCCTGGTCGCGCTGGTCGTCGGCGCGCTGGTGTTCGACCTCGACGTCGGCCTCACCGCGATCTCGCTCGCCGTGCTGCTCAGCGTGTTCTGGCCGGACACCGGCCGCAAGGCCGTCGGCGAGATCACCTGGCCGACCGTGCTGCTCATCTGCGGTGTGCTCACCTATGTCGGCGTCCTCCAGGAGATGGGCACGATCGACTACGCGGGCAACGCGGTGACCGGCGTCGGCGTGCCGCTGCTCGCGGCGCTGCTGCTCTGCTACATCGGCGCGATCGTCTCCGCCTTCGCGTCCTCGGTCGGCATCATGGGCGCGTTGATCCCGCTGGCCGTGCCGTTCCTCGCCCAGGGCACGGTCGGGCCGATCGGGATGATCGCCGCGCTGGCGGTGGCGGCCACGGTGGTCGACGTCAGCCCGTTCTCCACCAACGGCGCGCTGGTGCTGGCCAACGCCAAAAACGTCGACCGCGACACGTTCTTCCGGCAGCTGATGGTCTACGGCGGCATCATGGTCGTGGTGGTCCCGGCCGCCGTGTGGCTCGCCCTGATCGTGCCCGGCTGGGGCTGA
- a CDS encoding FadR/GntR family transcriptional regulator — translation MGSDALRPMSRPRLYEQVVQRIREYVVESGLGAGDKLPAERELAQRLGVSRASVKQAIVVLDVQGLVEVRHGGGTYLTSTKMDLEPVDELVERRRRLPDVLEAREAMETKLAELAAERRTKEDLDALEDALRYMTEEIDNGGQGIEGDRRFHAAVTAAARNPILAEFMTSIAEQIAESRTESLHQPGRPKRSLAQHHRIFNGISLGDPKAAAAAMKRHLRTVAKVRLLSWDPDEEE, via the coding sequence ATGGGGTCCGACGCACTGCGCCCGATGTCGCGGCCACGGCTGTACGAGCAGGTGGTCCAGCGCATCCGGGAGTACGTGGTGGAGTCCGGTCTCGGGGCGGGAGACAAGTTGCCTGCCGAGCGGGAGCTCGCCCAGCGGCTCGGCGTGAGCCGGGCGTCGGTCAAGCAGGCGATCGTGGTGCTCGACGTGCAGGGGCTCGTCGAGGTGCGGCACGGTGGGGGCACCTACCTGACCAGCACCAAGATGGACCTCGAACCGGTCGACGAGCTGGTGGAGCGGCGGCGAAGGCTGCCTGACGTGCTCGAAGCCCGCGAGGCCATGGAGACCAAGCTGGCCGAACTGGCTGCCGAGCGGCGTACCAAGGAGGACCTCGACGCGCTCGAGGACGCCCTGCGGTACATGACCGAGGAAATCGACAACGGTGGACAGGGCATCGAAGGCGACCGCCGGTTCCACGCCGCCGTCACCGCGGCTGCGCGCAACCCGATTCTCGCCGAGTTCATGACCTCGATCGCCGAGCAGATCGCCGAGAGCCGTACCGAGTCGCTGCACCAGCCCGGGCGGCCGAAGCGGTCGCTCGCCCAGCACCACCGCATCTTCAACGGCATCAGCCTCGGCGACCCCAAAGCCGCCGCGGCCGCGATGAAGCGGCACCTCCGCACGGTCGCGAAGGTGCGCCTCCTGTCGTGGGACCCGGACGAAGAGGAATAA
- the tsaB gene encoding tRNA (adenosine(37)-N6)-threonylcarbamoyltransferase complex dimerization subunit type 1 TsaB — protein sequence MLVLAVDTSTPAVTAGVVQLEPDSLATAAERVTIDARAHGELLTPHVLDAVQAAGTTLRDLGAIVCGAGPGPFTGLRAGMATAAALGHSLGIPVHPVCSLDAIAAEVPPGEPFLVVTDARRREVYWAEYDAEGNRVGEPAVQSPAELTTTAKAAAGSFAEKTGLRVLQPEYPSPLGLVKAAQEALRSGAEPAPMTPLYLRRPDAVEPGARKRVTTP from the coding sequence GTGTTAGTACTGGCCGTCGACACCTCCACGCCCGCGGTGACCGCCGGGGTCGTCCAACTCGAGCCCGATTCGCTCGCGACCGCCGCCGAGCGCGTGACGATCGACGCGCGCGCCCACGGCGAGCTGCTCACCCCGCACGTGCTCGACGCCGTGCAGGCGGCGGGCACCACCCTGCGTGACCTGGGCGCAATCGTTTGCGGTGCCGGGCCGGGGCCGTTCACCGGGCTGCGTGCCGGCATGGCCACCGCCGCGGCGCTCGGGCACAGCCTCGGCATCCCGGTGCACCCGGTGTGCAGCCTGGACGCGATCGCCGCGGAGGTCCCGCCCGGCGAGCCGTTCCTCGTGGTCACCGACGCGCGCCGCCGCGAGGTGTACTGGGCCGAGTACGACGCCGAAGGCAACCGCGTGGGTGAACCCGCCGTGCAGAGCCCCGCCGAACTCACGACCACGGCCAAGGCCGCGGCGGGGTCGTTCGCCGAGAAGACCGGCCTGCGCGTCCTGCAGCCGGAGTACCCGTCGCCGCTCGGCCTGGTCAAGGCCGCTCAGGAAGCGCTGCGGTCCGGCGCCGAGCCCGCGCCGATGACCCCGCTGTACCTGCGGCGCCCCGACGCGGTCGAGCCCGGCGCGCGCAAGCGGGTGACCACGCCGTGA
- the rimI gene encoding ribosomal protein S18-alanine N-acetyltransferase, which yields MTVELRPLRRGDIRRCVEIEKVLFPGDSPWSAHAFRSELDSGAYYLGAYEEQELLGYAGLAVVGPRGDYEASLHTIGVAPEHQGKGIGKALLEAVLDKADELRAPVLLEVRTDNEVALAMYEKRGFTKLGIRKRYYQPSGADAYTMVRPPLGAVAEEAG from the coding sequence GTGACCGTCGAACTCAGGCCGTTGCGCCGCGGTGACATCCGGCGCTGCGTGGAGATCGAGAAGGTGCTCTTCCCCGGCGACAGCCCGTGGAGCGCGCACGCCTTCCGGTCCGAACTGGACTCCGGCGCGTACTACCTCGGCGCCTACGAGGAACAGGAGTTGCTCGGCTACGCGGGGCTGGCCGTCGTCGGCCCCCGGGGTGACTACGAGGCGAGCCTGCACACCATCGGCGTCGCACCGGAACACCAGGGCAAGGGCATCGGCAAGGCGCTGCTGGAAGCCGTGCTGGACAAGGCCGACGAGCTGCGCGCGCCGGTACTGCTCGAAGTGCGCACGGACAACGAGGTGGCGCTCGCGATGTACGAGAAGCGCGGGTTCACCAAGCTGGGCATCCGCAAGCGGTACTACCAGCCGTCCGGTGCGGACGCTTACACGATGGTGCGGCCGCCGCTCGGCGCGGTCGCGGAGGAGGCCGGCTGA
- the tsaD gene encoding tRNA (adenosine(37)-N6)-threonylcarbamoyltransferase complex transferase subunit TsaD: MGARIIMGIESSCDETGVGLVRLHDDGTVELLADAVASSVDQHARFGGVVPEVASRAHLEAMVPTTERAFADAGLRMSDVDAIAVTAGPGLAGALLVGVAAAKAYSAALDVPLYGVNHLAGHIAVDTLQHGPLPKPCLALLVSGGHTQLLRVDDVASTIVELGSTVDDAAGEAYDKVARVLGLPYPGGPPIDKAAKAGNPAAIAFPRGMTGPRDAKYDFSFSGLKTAVARWVEGAERRGEEIPVDDVAASFQEAVADVLTAKAIRAAKDAGIGTIVISGGVAANSRLSSLAQERCDKAGIELRVPRPRLCTDNGAMIAALGAHVVAAGAKPSSWDFAANPALPVGTVSV; encoded by the coding sequence ATGGGCGCCCGGATCATCATGGGCATCGAGAGTTCGTGCGACGAGACCGGCGTCGGGCTGGTCCGGCTGCACGACGACGGCACCGTGGAACTGCTCGCCGACGCCGTCGCGTCCAGTGTGGACCAGCACGCCCGCTTCGGCGGGGTGGTGCCGGAGGTGGCCAGCCGCGCGCACCTGGAGGCGATGGTGCCGACCACCGAGCGCGCCTTCGCCGACGCCGGGCTGCGCATGTCCGATGTGGACGCCATCGCGGTGACCGCCGGGCCGGGGCTGGCCGGCGCGCTGCTGGTCGGCGTGGCCGCGGCGAAGGCCTATTCGGCCGCGCTGGACGTGCCGCTCTACGGCGTCAACCACCTCGCCGGGCACATCGCGGTGGACACCCTGCAGCACGGGCCGTTGCCCAAGCCGTGCCTGGCGCTGCTGGTTTCCGGCGGGCACACGCAGTTGCTGCGGGTGGACGACGTGGCGAGCACCATCGTCGAACTTGGGTCCACTGTGGACGACGCGGCCGGGGAGGCCTACGACAAGGTGGCCAGGGTGCTCGGCCTGCCGTACCCGGGTGGTCCGCCGATCGACAAGGCCGCCAAGGCCGGGAACCCCGCGGCGATCGCCTTTCCCCGCGGCATGACCGGTCCGCGTGACGCGAAGTACGACTTTTCCTTCTCCGGCTTGAAGACCGCGGTCGCGCGCTGGGTGGAAGGCGCCGAGCGGCGGGGTGAGGAGATCCCGGTCGACGACGTGGCGGCTTCGTTCCAGGAGGCGGTGGCGGACGTGCTCACCGCGAAGGCGATCCGGGCGGCGAAGGACGCCGGGATCGGCACGATCGTCATTTCCGGTGGTGTGGCGGCGAATTCACGCCTGTCCTCGCTCGCTCAGGAGCGGTGCGACAAGGCGGGCATCGAACTCAGGGTGCCGCGGCCCCGGCTGTGCACGGACAACGGCGCGATGATCGCCGCGCTCGGCGCGCACGTGGTGGCGGCGGGCGCGAAGCCGTCCTCTTGGGACTTCGCGGCCAATCCGGCACTGCCGGTGGGGACCGTCTCGGTCTGA
- a CDS encoding N-acetylmuramoyl-L-alanine amidase: protein MRRTPARLAVLLLAAGAISVPAAQAAPADQQRQRDFAAAAAEFGVPQDVLLGVSFLESRWDTNAGTPSTSAGYGPMHLTDLRTAGVGTHHDEGGEDPRGDDSRPPLHPEAGPPVPPPDSLQSLDTAAELTGVDTATLRTDPAQNIRGGAALLASYHRETGDWYQAVAKYSGSEEQSAATAFADEVFSTIATGVERVTDDGQRVSLAPTPTAAPKGVPAAAGPIECPQGISCEWIPAPYQEIPDGYGNHDKADRPNSQKIDYIVIHDTEGYWTNVLDMVQDPTYVSWHYSLRSADGHIAQHVPTKDVAWHAGNWYVNAKSIGLEHEGFAAKGTWYTEAMYRTSAKLVRYLSDKYDIPLDRDHIIGHDNVPGLSPIRIPDMHWDPGPYWDWTHYFDLLGAPLGRDDTGSGDWRPNTGMVTIAPDFATNKPAFEFCEKNVPLCPARGSTSVILRTEPRADAPLLKDIGLHPQTGQSTMHVSDVGSRVDSGQQYAVAEVRGDWTAVWYLGQKGWFHNPAGAKTAKPAQGKVVTPKPGVQSVQIWGGAYPEAAAYPEHITPRDFIPLPYTMPAGQRYTLGLTTDSEYYYAVNFDTSDHQVVRGETKFVQVQFGHRIAYVKADDVRILPSWAPN from the coding sequence ATGCGGCGCACACCAGCACGACTGGCGGTGTTGCTACTGGCGGCGGGCGCGATCTCCGTGCCCGCCGCCCAGGCGGCACCGGCCGATCAGCAACGACAGCGGGACTTCGCCGCGGCGGCGGCCGAATTCGGGGTGCCGCAGGACGTGCTGCTCGGCGTCTCGTTCCTCGAGTCCCGCTGGGACACCAACGCGGGCACGCCGAGCACCTCGGCGGGTTACGGCCCGATGCACCTCACCGACCTGCGGACCGCGGGCGTCGGCACCCACCACGACGAGGGCGGCGAGGACCCGCGCGGCGACGACTCGCGGCCGCCGCTGCACCCGGAGGCGGGGCCGCCCGTCCCACCGCCGGACTCCCTGCAGTCGCTGGACACCGCGGCCGAGCTGACCGGGGTGGACACCGCGACGCTGCGCACCGATCCGGCGCAGAACATCCGCGGTGGCGCCGCGCTGCTGGCGTCCTACCACCGTGAAACCGGCGACTGGTACCAGGCGGTCGCCAAGTACAGCGGCAGCGAGGAGCAGTCCGCGGCCACCGCGTTCGCCGACGAGGTGTTCAGCACCATCGCCACCGGCGTCGAGCGGGTCACCGACGACGGCCAGCGCGTCAGCCTCGCGCCGACGCCGACCGCCGCGCCGAAGGGCGTGCCCGCCGCGGCCGGGCCGATCGAGTGTCCACAAGGGATCTCCTGCGAGTGGATCCCGGCGCCGTACCAGGAGATCCCGGACGGCTACGGCAACCACGACAAGGCCGACCGGCCGAACAGCCAGAAGATCGACTACATCGTCATCCACGACACCGAGGGCTACTGGACCAACGTCCTGGACATGGTGCAGGACCCGACCTACGTGAGCTGGCACTACTCGCTGCGTTCCGCCGACGGCCACATCGCCCAGCACGTGCCCACCAAGGACGTCGCCTGGCACGCCGGGAACTGGTACGTCAACGCGAAGTCGATCGGCCTGGAGCACGAGGGCTTCGCGGCGAAGGGCACCTGGTACACCGAGGCGATGTACCGCACCTCGGCGAAGCTGGTGCGCTACCTCTCGGACAAGTACGACATCCCGCTGGACCGCGACCACATCATCGGCCACGACAACGTGCCGGGCCTGTCGCCGATCCGGATCCCCGACATGCACTGGGACCCGGGCCCCTACTGGGACTGGACGCACTACTTCGACCTGCTCGGCGCGCCGCTCGGCCGGGACGACACGGGGTCGGGCGACTGGCGGCCGAACACCGGCATGGTGACCATCGCGCCGGACTTCGCCACGAACAAGCCCGCCTTCGAGTTCTGCGAGAAGAACGTGCCGCTGTGCCCGGCACGCGGGTCCACTTCGGTCATCCTGCGCACGGAACCGCGGGCGGACGCCCCGCTGCTCAAGGACATCGGCCTGCACCCGCAGACCGGGCAGTCCACCATGCACGTGTCCGATGTGGGCAGTCGCGTGGACAGCGGGCAGCAGTACGCGGTGGCCGAGGTCCGGGGCGACTGGACCGCCGTGTGGTACCTCGGGCAGAAGGGCTGGTTCCACAACCCGGCCGGGGCGAAGACCGCGAAACCGGCGCAGGGCAAGGTGGTCACGCCGAAGCCGGGCGTGCAGTCGGTGCAGATCTGGGGCGGTGCCTACCCGGAGGCGGCGGCGTACCCCGAGCACATCACGCCGCGCGACTTCATCCCGCTGCCGTACACGATGCCCGCCGGGCAGCGGTACACGCTGGGGCTGACCACGGATTCCGAGTACTACTACGCGGTCAACTTCGACACCTCGGACCACCAGGTGGTGCGTGGTGAAACGAAGTTCGTCCAGGTGCAGTTCGGGCACCGGATCGCCTACGTGAAGGCGGACGACGTCCGGATCCTGCCCTCCTGGGCACCCAACTAG
- a CDS encoding alkaline phosphatase D family protein, producing MSTPSRRSVLLGGAGALGLAALGASGLARATAAPGAGLAAAPGAVFNLGVASGDPYADSVVLWTRLARDPVAEDGLGGMPARGQVVEWQIAKDEKFTDLVRHGRTWASPESAHSVHVEADGLAPGTEYFYRFRTGSEISPVGRTRTAPAPGQMSDLTMCFASCSHYGQGYFTAYRHLAQDEPGLILHLGDYQYEYAAGANEVRKVLGPETIRLADYRLRHAQYKTDPDLQLAHATAPWLVVWDDHETENNWADEVPEDSSQTPGAAFLTRRKAAFQAYYENMPLRRTARPNGVDMRLYRRLAWGDLATFHMLDTRQYRDNQACGDGVKANCAERLTPTRSITGDEQEKWIVDGFNASRARWDVLGQQVFFAQIDLTPGAAEGYNMDAWDGYKVNRDRIATAMGHSAVRNGVVLTGDVHRHWAAEIKETYGQPDSKGVGVELVTTSVTSGRDGDDNPNQAVLDENPHVKFHRNRRGYIRTRFTADELRADYRVLPYVTKPDAPVSTAASFVVEDRVPALNPA from the coding sequence ATGAGCACCCCCTCCCGGCGTTCCGTCCTGCTCGGCGGCGCCGGCGCGCTCGGCCTGGCCGCGCTCGGCGCTTCCGGGCTCGCCCGCGCGACCGCCGCCCCCGGCGCGGGCCTTGCCGCCGCGCCCGGCGCGGTGTTCAACCTCGGCGTCGCGTCCGGCGACCCCTACGCGGACAGCGTCGTGCTCTGGACCCGCCTCGCCCGCGACCCGGTCGCCGAGGACGGTCTGGGCGGCATGCCCGCGCGCGGTCAGGTCGTCGAGTGGCAGATCGCCAAGGACGAGAAGTTCACCGACCTCGTCCGCCACGGCCGGACCTGGGCCAGCCCGGAATCCGCGCACAGCGTGCACGTCGAGGCCGACGGCCTGGCCCCCGGCACCGAGTACTTCTACCGCTTCCGCACCGGCTCCGAAATCTCCCCGGTCGGCCGCACCCGCACCGCACCCGCGCCGGGCCAGATGAGCGACCTGACCATGTGCTTCGCCTCCTGCTCGCACTACGGCCAGGGCTACTTCACCGCCTACCGCCACCTCGCCCAGGACGAACCCGGCCTGATCCTGCACCTCGGCGACTACCAGTACGAATACGCCGCCGGCGCCAACGAGGTCCGCAAGGTGCTCGGCCCGGAAACCATCCGGCTGGCCGACTACCGCCTCCGCCACGCCCAGTACAAAACCGACCCCGACCTGCAGCTCGCCCACGCGACCGCGCCCTGGCTGGTGGTCTGGGACGACCACGAGACCGAGAACAACTGGGCCGACGAGGTTCCCGAGGACTCCTCCCAGACCCCCGGCGCCGCGTTCCTGACCCGCCGCAAAGCCGCCTTCCAGGCCTACTACGAGAACATGCCGCTGCGCCGCACCGCCCGCCCCAACGGCGTCGACATGCGCCTCTACCGCCGCCTGGCCTGGGGCGACCTGGCCACCTTCCACATGCTCGACACCCGCCAGTACCGCGACAACCAGGCCTGCGGCGACGGCGTGAAGGCCAACTGCGCCGAGCGCCTGACCCCGACCCGGTCGATCACCGGCGACGAGCAGGAGAAGTGGATCGTCGACGGGTTCAACGCCTCCCGCGCCCGCTGGGACGTGCTCGGCCAGCAGGTGTTCTTCGCCCAGATCGACCTCACCCCCGGCGCCGCCGAGGGCTACAACATGGACGCCTGGGACGGCTACAAGGTCAACCGCGACCGCATCGCCACCGCGATGGGGCACTCGGCCGTGCGCAACGGCGTCGTCCTCACCGGGGACGTGCACCGCCACTGGGCCGCGGAGATCAAGGAAACCTACGGGCAGCCGGACTCGAAGGGCGTCGGCGTCGAACTCGTCACCACCTCGGTCACCAGCGGCCGCGACGGCGACGACAACCCGAACCAGGCCGTGCTCGACGAGAACCCGCACGTGAAGTTCCACCGCAACCGCCGCGGCTACATCCGCACCAGGTTCACCGCGGACGAACTGCGCGCCGACTACCGCGTGCTGCCGTACGTGACCAAGCCGGACGCGCCGGTCAGCACCGCGGCCTCCTTCGTGGTCGAGGACCGCGTCCCGGCGCTCAATCCGGCCTGA
- the groES gene encoding co-chaperone GroES, whose translation MSVNIKPLEDKIVVQTSEAEETTASGLVIPDTAKEKPQEGKVLAVGPGRIDDKGNRVPVDVKEGDVVIYSKYGGTEVKYNGEDYLILSARDVLAVIN comes from the coding sequence GTGAGCGTGAACATCAAACCGCTCGAGGACAAGATCGTTGTCCAGACGAGTGAGGCCGAGGAGACGACGGCCTCCGGTCTGGTCATCCCCGACACCGCTAAGGAAAAGCCCCAGGAGGGCAAGGTTCTGGCCGTGGGCCCGGGCCGGATCGACGACAAGGGCAACCGCGTCCCGGTGGACGTCAAGGAAGGCGACGTCGTCATCTACTCCAAGTACGGCGGCACCGAGGTCAAGTACAACGGTGAGGACTACCTGATCCTTTCCGCTCGCGACGTGCTGGCCGTCATCAACTGA